In Actinoplanes sp. NBC_00393, a single genomic region encodes these proteins:
- the mads5 gene encoding methylation-associated defense system restriction endonuclease subunit S MAD5 has protein sequence MKIAALDTPVRASWLAKKGFRLDAKPYVSRAYDARTLIQEYPRTETLGEVTSRIFHAGRVTRSWTTSPDFGVPFLGSADIFQADLTSLQLLTRSAMKKNPKLPIEPGWTLITRSGMTAGRVAYARLSMQGLACSEDVLRVVADGDKIPPGYLYTFLASPLGIPMVKGDVYGTSVRHIEPEHVAEIPIPRIGKAKEHRIDELIQESMESRQRFEDGVCAATRDLFESAGIPDLLDVRWHDQPRDIDFSVSGLTPMTIRALNFTPRTRRILSRLSGIPHRTLGDICRGGRLARGNRFKRVESDSENGVQLVGQRQGFWLRPEGRRILMSEAEQRAVKAANETVLIASQGTLGEGEVFCRPVFATGSWIDNYVFSEHFLRVVSGDPEFSGAYLFAFLRSEAAFRILRSLATGGKQQDIHEMLRAEIPVPECTQSDRERIAETVRAAYRDRDEADKKEDQAFKLLDDAVREAAR, from the coding sequence GTGAAAATCGCCGCCCTCGACACCCCGGTACGCGCCAGCTGGCTCGCTAAGAAGGGTTTCCGCCTTGATGCGAAGCCCTATGTATCCAGGGCTTACGACGCTAGAACTTTAATCCAGGAATACCCTCGAACCGAAACGCTTGGAGAGGTTACCAGTCGGATATTCCACGCTGGTCGCGTCACTCGATCCTGGACTACGAGCCCCGACTTCGGTGTGCCCTTTCTTGGCAGTGCTGACATTTTCCAGGCCGATCTGACCAGTCTTCAGCTATTAACCCGTTCCGCAATGAAGAAAAACCCCAAGCTTCCCATCGAGCCTGGCTGGACGCTTATTACTCGTTCCGGGATGACGGCGGGGAGAGTCGCTTACGCAAGGCTGAGCATGCAAGGGCTTGCATGCAGCGAGGACGTACTACGGGTTGTAGCTGACGGCGACAAGATTCCGCCGGGCTATCTTTATACTTTTCTCGCCAGCCCGCTCGGAATCCCGATGGTGAAAGGTGATGTCTATGGCACCAGCGTTCGCCATATCGAACCGGAGCACGTCGCAGAAATTCCGATCCCGCGCATTGGGAAAGCGAAGGAACATCGTATCGACGAGCTCATCCAGGAATCCATGGAGTCACGTCAGCGGTTTGAGGATGGGGTCTGCGCCGCCACGCGGGATCTCTTCGAGTCGGCTGGTATTCCCGATTTGTTGGACGTTCGCTGGCACGACCAGCCCCGCGACATCGACTTCAGTGTCAGCGGGCTGACTCCGATGACGATTCGGGCACTGAATTTCACGCCCCGCACGCGTCGGATCCTCTCGCGGCTTTCGGGGATTCCTCATCGAACTCTGGGTGACATATGTAGGGGTGGTCGCCTAGCACGCGGCAATCGTTTTAAGCGCGTTGAAAGCGATTCTGAAAACGGCGTCCAGCTAGTAGGACAACGTCAAGGATTCTGGCTCAGGCCCGAAGGGCGCCGAATCTTGATGTCTGAGGCTGAGCAGAGGGCTGTCAAGGCGGCCAACGAGACGGTACTGATCGCTTCACAAGGCACGTTGGGCGAAGGTGAAGTATTCTGTCGCCCAGTCTTCGCTACCGGGAGCTGGATTGACAATTACGTTTTCTCCGAGCATTTCCTGAGGGTAGTATCGGGCGATCCAGAATTTTCCGGCGCATACCTCTTTGCTTTCCTGCGCTCGGAGGCAGCATTTCGAATCCTGCGGTCTCTTGCCACCGGTGGAAAGCAGCAGGACATCCACGAGATGCTTCGCGCAGAGATTCCAGTACCGGAGTGTACACAGAGTGACCGGGAGCGGATCGCGGAGACGGTGCGGGCGGCGTATCGAGATCGGGACGAGGCTGATAAGAAAGAGGATCAGGCTTTCAAGCTCTTGGATGATGCGGTGCGAGAGGCGGCCCGGTAG
- the mads4 gene encoding methylation-associated defense system protein MAD4: MPADKRDVVFLVADGSMEQMVRGFFGNPASHRRLGCGSFTVEPTDIVVASRRDPEVYGLAHQLLRPYVATHRHAVVMLDNDWEGSPGVKNIHDRISKNVSLEWDEYVVVVLDPELEAWLWQDNPNLAGALGCPPDFRHILTVSGHWPAGQTKPGNPKAALEHLRRRHRADTSKAVFHRVAGRVSVKNCIDPAFLQLRDTLRDWFPEETL; encoded by the coding sequence ATGCCAGCAGACAAGCGTGACGTCGTCTTCCTCGTCGCGGACGGCTCGATGGAACAGATGGTCCGCGGATTCTTCGGTAACCCTGCGAGCCACCGCCGGCTCGGTTGTGGGAGCTTCACAGTCGAGCCGACGGACATCGTCGTCGCCTCCCGCCGCGACCCGGAAGTGTACGGCCTCGCCCACCAACTGCTGCGACCATACGTGGCCACCCACCGGCATGCCGTGGTGATGCTCGACAACGACTGGGAGGGCAGTCCCGGCGTCAAGAACATCCACGACCGGATCAGCAAGAACGTCAGCCTGGAGTGGGACGAGTATGTGGTGGTCGTCCTCGACCCCGAACTTGAGGCCTGGCTCTGGCAGGACAACCCCAACCTGGCGGGCGCCCTGGGCTGCCCGCCGGACTTCCGGCACATCCTCACCGTCAGCGGGCACTGGCCTGCGGGCCAGACCAAGCCGGGCAACCCGAAGGCGGCGCTCGAACATCTACGGCGGCGCCATCGCGCCGACACGTCGAAGGCAGTTTTCCACCGAGTGGCTGGCCGGGTGTCCGTCAAGAATTGCATCGATCCCGCATTCCTCCAGCTTCGCGACACACTGCGTGACTGGTTTCCCGAGGAGACTTTGTGA
- the mads3 gene encoding methylation-associated defense system AAA family ATPase MAD3 gives MITRVEAYGYRCFPRLSVDFDRYHVLAGGNGAGKTTLLDIPVLLGDLLGQQRAADAFLRPQPARRVPRARTLTELLHQGHGESLTFSIEARLPADIENMMAGRSAPSLAEHTPTHLRYEVRLEVFNYELRVVEEYLFLFPETGPRPQPGVPLQGKSLTQKRTKNGQVIIRRPGAGEPTRFWVETTTRGPRIPDLKVPPGQLALGAVLADPELFPAALWLGQLLREGVVFYNPDWDSLREAAPPGDPVRLLPDGRNTPWLALHLQQSDPDRFRFWVDHVRTALPQVADITAIEREEDHYAYFAVNYAGGYRVTSSGLSEGTLRILALSLLPYLPTAAIPRLLATEEPENGIHPRAIETVVQSLSSIYNGQVLVSTQSPIVLANTELSDVLAARIGTDGAVTVIPGDEHPQLREWQGNIDIGTLFAAGVFS, from the coding sequence ATGATCACCCGCGTCGAGGCGTACGGATATCGGTGCTTTCCGCGGCTTAGCGTGGACTTCGACCGATATCACGTGCTGGCCGGGGGCAACGGCGCGGGAAAGACCACCCTGCTCGACATCCCGGTGCTGCTCGGGGACCTGCTCGGGCAGCAGCGGGCGGCCGACGCATTCCTGCGCCCGCAGCCCGCGCGGCGGGTCCCGCGGGCGCGGACCCTCACCGAACTCCTGCATCAGGGGCACGGCGAGTCGCTCACCTTCTCGATCGAGGCCCGGCTGCCCGCCGACATCGAGAACATGATGGCCGGACGCAGCGCGCCCTCGCTCGCCGAGCACACCCCCACCCACCTTCGGTACGAGGTACGCCTGGAGGTGTTCAACTACGAATTGCGTGTCGTCGAGGAATACCTTTTCCTCTTCCCCGAGACGGGGCCGAGGCCGCAGCCGGGTGTTCCGCTGCAGGGCAAATCCTTGACGCAAAAGCGCACCAAGAACGGGCAGGTGATCATCCGGCGGCCCGGTGCTGGCGAACCCACCCGCTTCTGGGTGGAGACCACGACCCGCGGGCCGCGCATACCCGACCTGAAAGTACCGCCCGGTCAGCTTGCGCTCGGCGCGGTGCTCGCCGACCCTGAACTGTTCCCCGCGGCGCTGTGGCTGGGCCAGCTGCTGCGTGAGGGAGTGGTGTTCTACAACCCGGACTGGGACTCGCTGCGTGAGGCGGCACCACCCGGCGACCCGGTGCGGCTGCTGCCGGACGGGCGCAACACCCCGTGGCTCGCCCTGCATCTGCAGCAGTCCGATCCGGACCGCTTCCGCTTCTGGGTGGACCACGTGCGCACGGCGCTGCCACAGGTCGCCGACATCACCGCGATCGAACGCGAAGAGGACCACTACGCCTACTTCGCGGTCAATTACGCAGGCGGATATCGGGTGACCTCTTCCGGGCTGTCCGAGGGGACGCTGCGTATCCTCGCCCTGTCGCTGCTGCCGTATCTGCCGACCGCGGCGATACCCCGGCTGCTGGCCACCGAGGAACCGGAGAACGGCATACACCCGCGGGCCATCGAAACCGTAGTGCAGTCGCTGTCCTCGATCTACAACGGGCAGGTGCTGGTCTCCACCCAATCGCCGATCGTGCTGGCCAACACTGAGCTGAGCGACGTGCTCGCGGCCCGGATCGGCACTGACGGCGCCGTTACCGTCATCCCGGGCGACGAACACCCCCAGCTGAGGGAATGGCAGGGCAACATCGACATCGGCACCCTCTTCGCAGCCGGCGTCTTCTCGTAA
- the mads2 gene encoding methylation-associated defense system DNA methyltransferase MAD2: MTDDNGVDTLFDLEDNTVDEAEAGAAADDDALAEDEIIDYITDRRIKDRGNERVRQRIARALFLEYGVSVDDMERDFPIPVSIDGRRRSTKKADIAVFAPGSEHTLANLQRVVVCKPEPKSGRAVTKIRTFEQAGKDLDELKDLLGQPQTPNAQYGMWTNGLDFFFLHRETSTFGVEFDDRADWPVSHESLSGTLGSAARLRRGEAAMLKTAFRRCHNYVHGNEGLPKDAAFWQFLYVIFAKVYDERESRRLGVPRRFYALPKEPFDKDGREEIAKRVKELFTEVKKQYPLFTERDQITMSDRALAFIVGELASYDLAGTDIDAKGIAYQELVGTNLRGDRGQYFTPQGAVDLMVEILDPQEDDVVLDPACGTGGFLRATLRHLLKKWQAEEGTTGLPDTEEQLETHQERLAAYVQDHLFGADFDPFLVRATSMSIMLLTGVAGNAFWMDSLAFPGGHLEDRIVARDRLPLGQVDILMTNPPFGTDIKIEDQEILEHYRDGVAQPWSRNKETGLVEATPGSRVSAMSPEQLFIQRAVEWVRPGGKIGIVLPNGILSNPGPSDEGIRRWILDNCWVLASVELPVETFVHEADVNILTSLLFLKRKTREERMAADLGQQVDYPVFMAVAEKVGFDRRGKPVYKRRPDGEVVLEPKEYVENIRRNGVATVRRITRREKAIDNDLPVIAQKYREFREAHPEPGAPR, encoded by the coding sequence ATGACGGATGACAACGGCGTAGATACGCTTTTCGACCTCGAGGACAACACGGTGGACGAGGCGGAGGCCGGCGCCGCAGCCGACGACGATGCGCTGGCCGAAGACGAGATCATCGATTACATCACCGACCGGCGGATCAAGGATCGCGGCAACGAACGGGTCCGGCAGCGGATCGCTCGTGCGCTGTTCTTGGAGTATGGCGTCTCCGTCGACGACATGGAGCGTGACTTCCCCATCCCGGTGTCGATCGACGGCCGCCGCCGCAGCACGAAGAAAGCGGACATCGCCGTGTTCGCCCCTGGCAGTGAGCACACGCTGGCCAACCTGCAGCGCGTCGTGGTCTGTAAGCCGGAGCCCAAGAGCGGCCGGGCGGTCACGAAGATCCGAACCTTCGAGCAGGCGGGGAAAGACCTCGACGAACTCAAAGACCTGCTCGGTCAGCCTCAGACGCCGAACGCCCAGTACGGCATGTGGACCAACGGGCTCGACTTCTTCTTCCTGCACCGGGAGACCAGCACCTTCGGCGTCGAGTTCGACGACCGGGCGGACTGGCCGGTCAGCCACGAGAGCCTCAGCGGCACTCTGGGTTCGGCAGCCCGGCTACGGCGTGGCGAGGCCGCCATGCTCAAGACGGCGTTCCGGCGCTGCCACAACTACGTGCACGGCAACGAGGGCCTGCCAAAGGACGCCGCCTTCTGGCAGTTCCTATACGTCATCTTCGCCAAGGTGTACGACGAGCGGGAGAGCCGGCGGCTGGGTGTACCGCGGCGCTTCTACGCCCTGCCCAAGGAGCCGTTCGACAAGGACGGGCGCGAGGAAATCGCCAAGCGGGTGAAGGAACTCTTCACCGAAGTGAAGAAACAGTACCCGCTCTTCACCGAGCGCGACCAGATCACGATGTCGGACCGGGCGCTGGCCTTCATCGTCGGTGAACTCGCCTCCTACGACCTGGCCGGCACGGACATCGACGCCAAGGGCATCGCCTACCAGGAACTGGTCGGCACCAACCTTCGTGGTGACCGCGGGCAGTACTTCACCCCACAGGGCGCGGTCGACCTGATGGTAGAGATCCTCGACCCTCAGGAGGACGACGTCGTCCTCGACCCCGCCTGCGGCACAGGCGGCTTCCTCCGGGCGACGCTGCGGCACCTGCTCAAGAAGTGGCAAGCCGAGGAGGGCACCACCGGGCTGCCGGACACCGAGGAACAGCTCGAGACACACCAGGAACGGCTCGCGGCGTACGTCCAGGATCACCTGTTCGGGGCGGACTTTGACCCTTTCCTGGTCCGCGCCACCAGTATGAGCATCATGCTGCTCACCGGTGTGGCTGGCAACGCCTTCTGGATGGATTCGCTGGCCTTCCCCGGGGGGCACCTGGAGGATCGCATCGTGGCCCGGGACCGGCTTCCCCTGGGCCAGGTCGACATCCTTATGACGAACCCGCCGTTCGGTACGGACATCAAGATCGAAGATCAGGAGATCCTTGAGCACTACCGCGACGGCGTTGCGCAGCCATGGTCGCGGAACAAGGAGACCGGCTTGGTCGAGGCCACTCCCGGCAGTCGGGTCTCCGCGATGTCGCCGGAGCAACTGTTCATCCAGCGTGCCGTGGAGTGGGTCCGGCCCGGCGGCAAGATCGGCATCGTGTTGCCCAACGGGATCCTGTCCAACCCGGGGCCGTCCGACGAGGGGATCCGCCGCTGGATCCTGGACAACTGCTGGGTGCTGGCCAGCGTTGAGCTGCCGGTCGAGACGTTCGTGCACGAGGCCGACGTCAACATCCTGACGTCATTGCTGTTCCTCAAGCGCAAGACCCGCGAGGAACGGATGGCCGCCGATCTAGGTCAGCAGGTGGACTACCCGGTCTTCATGGCGGTGGCCGAAAAGGTCGGCTTCGACCGCAGGGGTAAGCCGGTGTACAAACGCCGCCCGGATGGTGAGGTGGTCCTGGAACCCAAGGAGTACGTGGAGAACATCCGGCGCAACGGGGTCGCAACCGTCCGACGGATCACCCGCCGAGAGAAGGCGATCGACAACGACCTGCCGGTCATCGCCCAGAAGTACCGGGAGTTCCGCGAGGCGCACCCCGAGCCTGGAGCACCCCGATGA